In one window of Rhinopithecus roxellana isolate Shanxi Qingling chromosome 15, ASM756505v1, whole genome shotgun sequence DNA:
- the ST3GAL4 gene encoding CMP-N-acetylneuraminate-beta-galactosamide-alpha-2,3-sialyltransferase 4 isoform X4: MVSKSRWKLLAMLALVLVVMVLYSISREERYIELFYFPIPEKKEPCLQGEAERKASRLFGNYSRDQPIFLQLKDYFWVKTPSAYELPYGTKGSEDLLLRVLAITSSSIPENIQSLRCRRCVVVGNGHRLRNSSLGDAINKYDVVIRLNNAPVAGYEGDVGSKTTMRLFYPESAHFDPKVENNPDTLLVLVAFKAMDFHWIETILSDKKRVRKGFWKQPPLIWDVNPKQIRILNPFFMEIAADKLLSLPMQQPRKIKQKPTTGLLAITLALHLCDLVHIAGFGYPDAYNKKQTIHYYEQITLKSMVGSGHNVSQEALAIKRMLEMGAVKNLTSF; the protein is encoded by the exons GCTGGAAGCTCCTGGCCATGTTGGCTCTGGTCCTGGTCGTCATGGTGTTGTATTCCATCTCCCGGGAAGAGAGGTACATCGAGCT tttttattttcccaTCCCAGAGAAGAAGGAGCCGTGCCTCCAGGGTGAGGCAGAGAGGAAGGCCTCTAGGCTCTTTGGCAA CTACTCCCGGGATCAGCCCATCTTCCTGCAGCTTAAGGATTATTTCTGGGTCAAGACGCCATCTGCTTACGAGCTGCCCTATGGGACCAAGGGGAGTG AGGACCTGCTCCTCCGGGTGCTAGCCATCACCAGTTCCTCTATCCCCGAGAACATCCAGAG CCTCAGGTGCCGCCGCTGCGTGGTCGTGGGGAACGGGCACCGGCTGCGGAACAGCTCACTGGGAGATGCCATCAACAAGTACGATGTGGTCATCAG aTTGAACAATGCCCCAGTGGCTGGCTATGAGGGTGACGTGGGCTCCAAGACCACCATGCGTCTCTTCTACCCTGAATCTGCCCACTTCGACCCCAAAGTAGAAAACAACCCAGACACACTCCTCGTCCTGGTGGCTTTCAAGGCAATGGACTTCCActggattgagaccatcctgagtgATAAGAAGCGG GTGCGAAAGGGTTTCTGGAAACAGCCTCCCCTCATCTGGGATGTCAACCCTAAACAGATTCGGATTCTCAACCCCTTCTTCATGGAGATTGCAGCTGACAAACTGCTGAGCCTGCCAATGCAACAGCCACGGAAGATTAAGCAG AAGCCCACCACAGGCCTGTTGGCCATCACGCTGGCCCTCCACCTTTGTGACTTGGTGCACATTGCCGGCTTCGGCTACCCAGATGCCTACAACAAGAAGCAGACCATTCACTACTATGAGCAGATCACGCTCAAGTCCATGGTG GGGTCAGGCCATAATGTCTCCCAAGAGGCCCTGGCCATTAAGCGGATGCTGGAGATGGGAGCCGTCAAGAACCTCACGTCCTTCTGA
- the ST3GAL4 gene encoding CMP-N-acetylneuraminate-beta-galactosamide-alpha-2,3-sialyltransferase 4 isoform X3, translating to MVSKSRWKLLAMLALVLVVMVLYSISREESFYFPIPEKKEPCLQGEAERKASRLFGNYSRDQPIFLQLKDYFWVKTPSAYELPYGTKGSEDLLLRVLAITSSSIPENIQSLRCRRCVVVGNGHRLRNSSLGDAINKYDVVIRLNNAPVAGYEGDVGSKTTMRLFYPESAHFDPKVENNPDTLLVLVAFKAMDFHWIETILSDKKRVRKGFWKQPPLIWDVNPKQIRILNPFFMEIAADKLLSLPMQQPRKIKQKPTTGLLAITLALHLCDLVHIAGFGYPDAYNKKQTIHYYEQITLKSMVGSGHNVSQEALAIKRMLEMGAVKNLTSF from the exons GCTGGAAGCTCCTGGCCATGTTGGCTCTGGTCCTGGTCGTCATGGTGTTGTATTCCATCTCCCGGGAAGAGAG tttttattttcccaTCCCAGAGAAGAAGGAGCCGTGCCTCCAGGGTGAGGCAGAGAGGAAGGCCTCTAGGCTCTTTGGCAA CTACTCCCGGGATCAGCCCATCTTCCTGCAGCTTAAGGATTATTTCTGGGTCAAGACGCCATCTGCTTACGAGCTGCCCTATGGGACCAAGGGGAGTG AGGACCTGCTCCTCCGGGTGCTAGCCATCACCAGTTCCTCTATCCCCGAGAACATCCAGAG CCTCAGGTGCCGCCGCTGCGTGGTCGTGGGGAACGGGCACCGGCTGCGGAACAGCTCACTGGGAGATGCCATCAACAAGTACGATGTGGTCATCAG aTTGAACAATGCCCCAGTGGCTGGCTATGAGGGTGACGTGGGCTCCAAGACCACCATGCGTCTCTTCTACCCTGAATCTGCCCACTTCGACCCCAAAGTAGAAAACAACCCAGACACACTCCTCGTCCTGGTGGCTTTCAAGGCAATGGACTTCCActggattgagaccatcctgagtgATAAGAAGCGG GTGCGAAAGGGTTTCTGGAAACAGCCTCCCCTCATCTGGGATGTCAACCCTAAACAGATTCGGATTCTCAACCCCTTCTTCATGGAGATTGCAGCTGACAAACTGCTGAGCCTGCCAATGCAACAGCCACGGAAGATTAAGCAG AAGCCCACCACAGGCCTGTTGGCCATCACGCTGGCCCTCCACCTTTGTGACTTGGTGCACATTGCCGGCTTCGGCTACCCAGATGCCTACAACAAGAAGCAGACCATTCACTACTATGAGCAGATCACGCTCAAGTCCATGGTG GGGTCAGGCCATAATGTCTCCCAAGAGGCCCTGGCCATTAAGCGGATGCTGGAGATGGGAGCCGTCAAGAACCTCACGTCCTTCTGA
- the ST3GAL4 gene encoding CMP-N-acetylneuraminate-beta-galactosamide-alpha-2,3-sialyltransferase 4 isoform X2: MVSKSPPLCMCPAGWKLLAMLALVLVVMVLYSISREESFYFPIPEKKEPCLQGEAERKASRLFGNYSRDQPIFLQLKDYFWVKTPSAYELPYGTKGSEDLLLRVLAITSSSIPENIQSLRCRRCVVVGNGHRLRNSSLGDAINKYDVVIRLNNAPVAGYEGDVGSKTTMRLFYPESAHFDPKVENNPDTLLVLVAFKAMDFHWIETILSDKKRVRKGFWKQPPLIWDVNPKQIRILNPFFMEIAADKLLSLPMQQPRKIKQKPTTGLLAITLALHLCDLVHIAGFGYPDAYNKKQTIHYYEQITLKSMVGSGHNVSQEALAIKRMLEMGAVKNLTSF; encoded by the exons CTCCTCTGTGCATGTGTCCTGCAGGCTGGAAGCTCCTGGCCATGTTGGCTCTGGTCCTGGTCGTCATGGTGTTGTATTCCATCTCCCGGGAAGAGAG tttttattttcccaTCCCAGAGAAGAAGGAGCCGTGCCTCCAGGGTGAGGCAGAGAGGAAGGCCTCTAGGCTCTTTGGCAA CTACTCCCGGGATCAGCCCATCTTCCTGCAGCTTAAGGATTATTTCTGGGTCAAGACGCCATCTGCTTACGAGCTGCCCTATGGGACCAAGGGGAGTG AGGACCTGCTCCTCCGGGTGCTAGCCATCACCAGTTCCTCTATCCCCGAGAACATCCAGAG CCTCAGGTGCCGCCGCTGCGTGGTCGTGGGGAACGGGCACCGGCTGCGGAACAGCTCACTGGGAGATGCCATCAACAAGTACGATGTGGTCATCAG aTTGAACAATGCCCCAGTGGCTGGCTATGAGGGTGACGTGGGCTCCAAGACCACCATGCGTCTCTTCTACCCTGAATCTGCCCACTTCGACCCCAAAGTAGAAAACAACCCAGACACACTCCTCGTCCTGGTGGCTTTCAAGGCAATGGACTTCCActggattgagaccatcctgagtgATAAGAAGCGG GTGCGAAAGGGTTTCTGGAAACAGCCTCCCCTCATCTGGGATGTCAACCCTAAACAGATTCGGATTCTCAACCCCTTCTTCATGGAGATTGCAGCTGACAAACTGCTGAGCCTGCCAATGCAACAGCCACGGAAGATTAAGCAG AAGCCCACCACAGGCCTGTTGGCCATCACGCTGGCCCTCCACCTTTGTGACTTGGTGCACATTGCCGGCTTCGGCTACCCAGATGCCTACAACAAGAAGCAGACCATTCACTACTATGAGCAGATCACGCTCAAGTCCATGGTG GGGTCAGGCCATAATGTCTCCCAAGAGGCCCTGGCCATTAAGCGGATGCTGGAGATGGGAGCCGTCAAGAACCTCACGTCCTTCTGA
- the ST3GAL4 gene encoding CMP-N-acetylneuraminate-beta-galactosamide-alpha-2,3-sialyltransferase 4 isoform X1: protein MVSKSPPLCMCPAGWKLLAMLALVLVVMVLYSISREERYIELFYFPIPEKKEPCLQGEAERKASRLFGNYSRDQPIFLQLKDYFWVKTPSAYELPYGTKGSEDLLLRVLAITSSSIPENIQSLRCRRCVVVGNGHRLRNSSLGDAINKYDVVIRLNNAPVAGYEGDVGSKTTMRLFYPESAHFDPKVENNPDTLLVLVAFKAMDFHWIETILSDKKRVRKGFWKQPPLIWDVNPKQIRILNPFFMEIAADKLLSLPMQQPRKIKQKPTTGLLAITLALHLCDLVHIAGFGYPDAYNKKQTIHYYEQITLKSMVGSGHNVSQEALAIKRMLEMGAVKNLTSF from the exons CTCCTCTGTGCATGTGTCCTGCAGGCTGGAAGCTCCTGGCCATGTTGGCTCTGGTCCTGGTCGTCATGGTGTTGTATTCCATCTCCCGGGAAGAGAGGTACATCGAGCT tttttattttcccaTCCCAGAGAAGAAGGAGCCGTGCCTCCAGGGTGAGGCAGAGAGGAAGGCCTCTAGGCTCTTTGGCAA CTACTCCCGGGATCAGCCCATCTTCCTGCAGCTTAAGGATTATTTCTGGGTCAAGACGCCATCTGCTTACGAGCTGCCCTATGGGACCAAGGGGAGTG AGGACCTGCTCCTCCGGGTGCTAGCCATCACCAGTTCCTCTATCCCCGAGAACATCCAGAG CCTCAGGTGCCGCCGCTGCGTGGTCGTGGGGAACGGGCACCGGCTGCGGAACAGCTCACTGGGAGATGCCATCAACAAGTACGATGTGGTCATCAG aTTGAACAATGCCCCAGTGGCTGGCTATGAGGGTGACGTGGGCTCCAAGACCACCATGCGTCTCTTCTACCCTGAATCTGCCCACTTCGACCCCAAAGTAGAAAACAACCCAGACACACTCCTCGTCCTGGTGGCTTTCAAGGCAATGGACTTCCActggattgagaccatcctgagtgATAAGAAGCGG GTGCGAAAGGGTTTCTGGAAACAGCCTCCCCTCATCTGGGATGTCAACCCTAAACAGATTCGGATTCTCAACCCCTTCTTCATGGAGATTGCAGCTGACAAACTGCTGAGCCTGCCAATGCAACAGCCACGGAAGATTAAGCAG AAGCCCACCACAGGCCTGTTGGCCATCACGCTGGCCCTCCACCTTTGTGACTTGGTGCACATTGCCGGCTTCGGCTACCCAGATGCCTACAACAAGAAGCAGACCATTCACTACTATGAGCAGATCACGCTCAAGTCCATGGTG GGGTCAGGCCATAATGTCTCCCAAGAGGCCCTGGCCATTAAGCGGATGCTGGAGATGGGAGCCGTCAAGAACCTCACGTCCTTCTGA